One genomic window of Sardina pilchardus chromosome 15, fSarPil1.1, whole genome shotgun sequence includes the following:
- the LOC134102353 gene encoding uncharacterized protein LOC134102353 codes for MSAQSTAIPHRSTPTPHPHRTRTAPAPHPHCTRPPPSLTTALRTTDANQMEQDALAAALYRHGALSPERSGGTCPRVKNARASEVPARKCPPGSAHVPPAQPPEINQWLGSGLPLYSTLLLSPSTQPLYTPTQPLYSTLLLSPSTQPLYTPTQPLYSTLLLSPSTQPLYTPTQPLYSTLLLSPSTLHSYSAPLLSPSTLLLSPSTQPLYTPTQPLYTPTQPLYSTLLLSPSTQPLYTPTQPLYTPTQPLYSTLLLSPSTLHSYSAPLLSPSTLLLSPSTQPLYTPTQPLYTPTQPLYSTLLLSPSTLHSYSAPLLSPSTLLLSPSTLLLSPSTLPSYSAPLLYTPTQPLYSAPLLSPSTQPLYTPTQPLYSTLLLSPSTQPLYTPTQPLYTPTQPLYSTLLLSPSTLHSYSAPLLSPSTLLLSPSTQPLYTPTQPLYTPTQPLYSTLLLSPSTLHSYSAPLLSPSTLLLSPSTLLLSPSTLPSYSAPLLYTPTQPLYSAPLLSPSTLPSYSAPLHSYSAPLHSYSAPLLYPPTQPLYSTLLLSPPTQPLYTPTQPLYSTLLLSPPTQPLYSTLLLSPSTQPLYSTLLLSSLPSYSSAGSASSALLLSSLPCTHSYSALYPPTQPSTLRRLPTPPQPPV; via the exons GACGCAA ATCAGATGGAACAGGATGCGTTGGCAGCCGCACTCTATCGCCACGGCGCCCTGAGCCCTGAGCGGAGCGGAGGGACGTGCCCGCGTGTGAAGAATGCCCGCGCAAGCGAAGTGCCCGCCAGGAAGTGCCCGCCAGGAAGTGCTCACGTCCCACCAGCCCAACCGCCAGAGATCAATCAGTGGCTGGGCTCAGGCCTG CCCCTCTACTCTACCCTCCTACTCAGCCCCTCTACTCAGCCCCTCTACACTCCTACTCAGCCCCTCTACTCTACCCTCCTACTCAGCCCCTCTACTCAGCCCCTCTACACTCCTACTCAGCCCCTCTACTCTACACTCCTACTCAGCCCCTCTACTCAGCCCCTCTACACTCCTACTCAGCCCCTCTACTCTACCCTCCTACTCAGCCCCTCTACTCTACACTCCTACTCAGCCCCTCTACTCAGCCCCTCTACACTCCTACTCAGCCCCTCTACTCAGCCCCTCTACACTCCTACTCAGCCCCTCTACACTCCTACTCAGCCCCTCTACTCTACACTCCTACTCAGCCCCTCTACTCAGCCCCTCTACACTCCTACTCAGCCCCTCTACACTCCTACTCAGCCCCTCTACTCTACCCTCCTACTCAGCCCCTCTACTCTACACTCCTACTCAGCCCCTCTACTCAGCCCCTCTACACTCCTACTCAGCCCCTCTACTCAGCCCCTCTACACTCCTACTCAGCCCCTCTACACTCCTACTCAGCCCCTCTACTCTACCCTCCTACTCAGCCCCTCTACTCTACACTCCTACTCAGCCCCTCTACTCAGCCCCTCTACACTCCTACTCAGCCCCTCTACACTCCTACTCAGCCCCTCTACTCTACCCTCCTACTCAGCCCCTCTACTCTACACTCCTACTCAGCCCCTCTACTCAGCCCCTCTACTCAGCCCCTCTACTCAGCCCCTCTACACTCCTACTCAGCCCCTCTACTCTACACTCCTACTCAGCCCCTCTACTCAGCCCCTCTACACTCCTACTCAGCCCCTCTACACTCCTACTCAGCCCCTCTACTCTACCCTCCTACTCAGCCCCTCTACTCTACACTCCTACTCAGCCCCTCTACTCAGCCCCTCTACACTCCTACTCAGCCCCTCTACTCAGCCCCTCTACACTCCTACTCAGCCCCTCTACACTCCTACTCAGCCCCTCTACTCTACCCTCCTACTCAGCCCCTCTACTCTACACTCCTACTCAGCCCCTCTACTCAGCCCCTCTACACTCCTACTCAGCCCCTCTACACTCCTACTCAGCCCCTCTACTCTACCCTCCTACTCAGCCCCTCTACTCTACACTCCTACTCAGCCCCTCTACTCAGCCCCTCTACTCAGCCCCTCTACTCTACCCTCCTACTCAGCCCCTCTACACTCCTACTCAGCCCCTCTACACTCCTACTCAGCCCCTCTACTCTACCCTCCTACTCAGCCCCTCTACTCTACACTCCTACTCAGCCCCCCTACTCAGCCCCTCTACACTCCTACTCAGCCCCTCTACTCTACACTCCTACTCAGCCCCCCTACTCAGCCCCTCTACTCTACCCTCCTACTCAGCCCCTCTACTCAGCCCCTCTACTCTACCCTCCTACTCAGCTCCCTACCCTCCTACTCATCAGCAGGATCagcctcctctgccctcctacTCAGCTCCCTACCctgcacacactcctactcagcTCTCTACCCTCCTACTCAGCCCTCTACCCTCCGAAGGCTCCCAACACCTCCTCAGCCTCCAGTGTAG